The following are from one region of the Melaminivora suipulveris genome:
- a CDS encoding class I SAM-dependent methyltransferase, producing the protein MQSAGAHWFDEAYYQRYYLDKKTSVADPQHLARLAAFVCGYLHYLRLPVARVLDVGCGIGLWQPLVAQHLPGASYQGMEFSPYLCQRHGWQRGSVVDYAADEPFDFVICQGVLPYLAPRELKAAISNLARLCRGALYLEAVTREDYEAGTIDEELTDPRLHRHRAQLYRSALRAHFINLGGGLWLSRRAQVPLFALEALED; encoded by the coding sequence ATGCAGTCGGCCGGCGCGCACTGGTTCGACGAGGCTTACTACCAGCGCTACTACCTGGACAAGAAGACCAGCGTGGCTGACCCGCAGCATTTGGCGCGGCTGGCGGCATTCGTCTGCGGCTACCTGCATTACCTGCGCCTGCCGGTGGCGCGCGTGCTGGACGTGGGCTGCGGCATCGGCCTGTGGCAGCCGCTGGTGGCGCAGCACCTGCCAGGCGCGAGCTACCAGGGCATGGAGTTCAGCCCCTACCTGTGCCAGCGCCACGGCTGGCAGCGGGGCTCGGTGGTCGACTATGCGGCGGATGAACCCTTCGACTTCGTCATCTGTCAGGGCGTGCTGCCGTACCTGGCGCCGCGCGAGCTCAAGGCCGCCATCTCCAATCTGGCCCGCCTGTGCCGCGGCGCGCTGTACCTGGAGGCGGTGACGCGCGAGGACTACGAGGCCGGCACCATCGACGAGGAGCTCACGGACCCGCGCCTGCACCGCCACCGCGCGCAGCTGTACCGAAGCGCGTTGCGCGCGCACTTCATCAACCTGGGCGGCGGGCTGTGGCTGAGCCGGCGCGCCCAGGTGCCGCTGTTCGCGCTGGAGGCACTGGAGGATTGA
- a CDS encoding YihY/virulence factor BrkB family protein, with product MNFKHVFELSKKAVNAWVDDFAPSMGAAISYYTVFSLAPLLVIVIAIAGALFGRDAVMGQITGQLTGLIGRDGASLVQGLVASASDTDRGLVAGAISVVVLLVGATTVFAELQSALDRIWHVPEREKPQGIWAVLRARLLSFGLILGLAFMLMVSLVVGAATAALGNWVGSLLPASEILLYVINVLVSLAFTAVLFAMIFKLMPSTPVAWRDVWTGAVVTAVLFEVGKVLIGLYIGKSGITESFQAAGSLVVLLAWVYYAAQIFLLGAEFTKVYADAHGSPSAARATDATQKTAAAGLPQEAGPAGEAAPIFPALSVPPSLQSLPAASRQNPPDLEATVMGAQLGVAAARVAYELAAIAGLHLVANFLARRRKSRQERIRGLRQR from the coding sequence ATGAATTTCAAACATGTCTTTGAACTGAGCAAGAAGGCCGTCAACGCATGGGTGGACGACTTCGCCCCGAGCATGGGCGCGGCCATCTCCTACTACACGGTTTTCTCGCTGGCGCCGCTGCTGGTGATCGTGATCGCCATCGCCGGTGCCCTCTTCGGGCGCGACGCCGTGATGGGGCAGATCACCGGTCAGCTCACGGGGCTCATCGGCCGCGATGGCGCCAGCCTGGTGCAGGGCCTGGTGGCCAGCGCCAGCGACACCGATCGCGGCCTGGTGGCCGGCGCCATCAGCGTGGTCGTGCTGCTGGTGGGCGCGACCACGGTCTTTGCCGAACTGCAAAGCGCGCTGGACCGCATCTGGCACGTCCCCGAGCGGGAAAAACCCCAGGGCATCTGGGCCGTGCTGCGTGCGCGGCTGCTGTCCTTCGGGCTGATCCTGGGGCTGGCCTTCATGCTGATGGTCTCGCTGGTCGTGGGAGCGGCGACAGCCGCCCTGGGCAACTGGGTCGGCTCCCTGCTGCCGGCCTCCGAGATCCTGCTATACGTGATCAACGTGCTGGTCTCGCTCGCATTCACCGCCGTGCTCTTCGCCATGATCTTCAAGTTGATGCCCAGCACCCCGGTCGCATGGCGCGACGTGTGGACCGGCGCGGTGGTGACGGCCGTCCTGTTCGAGGTCGGCAAGGTGCTCATCGGCCTGTACATCGGCAAGAGCGGCATCACCGAGTCCTTCCAGGCGGCGGGCTCCCTGGTGGTGCTGCTGGCCTGGGTGTACTACGCCGCGCAGATTTTTCTGCTCGGTGCCGAGTTCACCAAGGTTTATGCCGACGCACATGGCTCACCTTCGGCGGCCCGCGCCACGGACGCGACGCAGAAGACCGCCGCTGCGGGCCTGCCGCAGGAAGCCGGACCGGCTGGAGAAGCAGCGCCCATCTTCCCGGCGCTGAGCGTGCCGCCATCTCTACAGTCACTGCCCGCCGCATCGCGCCAGAACCCGCCTGATCTGGAAGCCACCGTGATGGGCGCGCAGCTCGGTGTGGCCGCCGCCCGCGTGGCCTATGAACTCGCCGCCATTGCCGGGCTGCACCTGGTGGCCAACTTCCTGGCGCGGCGGCGCAAGTCCAGGCAGGAGCGCATCAGGGGGCTGCGGCAGCGCTAG
- a CDS encoding excinuclease ABC subunit UvrA produces the protein MTLPPFEFASDHAMVRVRGAREHNLKDVDVDIPRNALVVFTGISGSGKSSLAFGTLFAEAQRRYLESIAPYARRLIAQVGAPQVDSIEGLPPAVALRQQRGTPGVRSSVASVAALSTPLRMLYSRAGRYPGHQSMLYAEDFSPHTPQGACPHCQGQGRTYAVTEASMVPDDTLSIRQRAVAAWPGAWQGQNLRDILTTLGHDVDVPWRELPQALRDWILFTDEQPTVPVYPGLDAAQVQEAIRRGQPPGYMGTFSSARRHVLHTFANSPSAMMKKRVAQYLVATPCPVCHGKRLKPEALAVTFAGHDIASLSRLPLTTLAELLTPAAEGRLGEGEELDGAGAPGQRRAAASTHHTAAPDVHRTAWLSEEKVLAAQRLAGELRKRVLALVSLGLGYLSLDRSTPTLSPGELQRLRLAGQLASHLFGVVYVLDEPSAGLHPADGEALLTALQDLKAAGNSLFVVEHDVATMRRADWLVDVGPAAGEQGGEVLYSGPPEGLAEVERSITRRYLLARPAPDALSRRTPRQPQDWLRLEGVARNNLRGLDVSFALDCMNAVTGVSGSGKSSLVSQALLELVAAHLGQPLPGTPDDEADAAEDALAADASISQGGAAGRITAGAGHIRRLVPIDQRPIGRTPRSNLATYTGLFDAVRKLFAATPMARERGYDAGQFSFNVPKGRCEVCEGAGSVSVELLFMPSVYAPCPACHGARYSTDTLQVLWQGLSIADVLHLTVDAACEVFARQPQILRPLAVLQAIGLGYLRLGQPATQLSGGEAQRIKLATELQRPQQRGGTLYVLDEPTTGLHPADVDRLLVQLDGLVTGGNTVVLVEHDMRVVAACDWVIDIGPGAGAAGGRIVAEGPPAAVAAAADSRTAPYLARALAGR, from the coding sequence ATGACTCTCCCACCCTTCGAATTCGCCAGCGACCACGCCATGGTCCGCGTGCGCGGCGCGCGCGAACACAACCTGAAGGACGTGGACGTGGACATCCCGCGCAACGCGCTGGTGGTGTTCACTGGCATCTCGGGGTCGGGCAAGTCGTCGCTGGCCTTCGGCACGCTCTTTGCCGAGGCACAGCGGCGCTATCTAGAGTCCATCGCGCCCTACGCGCGCCGCCTGATCGCCCAGGTCGGCGCGCCGCAGGTGGACAGCATCGAGGGCCTGCCACCGGCGGTGGCGCTGCGGCAGCAGCGCGGCACGCCGGGCGTGCGCTCGTCGGTGGCCAGCGTCGCCGCGCTGTCCACGCCGCTGCGCATGCTGTACTCGCGCGCCGGGCGCTACCCCGGGCACCAGTCCATGCTGTATGCGGAAGATTTCTCGCCGCACACACCGCAGGGCGCCTGCCCGCACTGCCAGGGCCAGGGGCGCACCTATGCGGTGACAGAGGCCTCGATGGTGCCCGACGACACCCTGAGCATCCGCCAGCGCGCGGTGGCCGCGTGGCCCGGTGCCTGGCAGGGACAGAACCTGCGCGACATCCTGACCACGCTCGGTCACGACGTGGACGTGCCCTGGCGCGAGCTGCCGCAGGCGCTGCGCGACTGGATCCTGTTCACCGACGAGCAGCCCACCGTGCCGGTCTATCCCGGCCTGGATGCCGCGCAGGTACAGGAGGCCATCCGGCGCGGGCAGCCGCCGGGCTATATGGGCACCTTCAGCAGCGCGCGGCGCCACGTCCTGCACACCTTCGCCAACAGCCCGAGCGCCATGATGAAAAAGCGCGTGGCGCAGTATCTGGTGGCGACGCCCTGCCCGGTGTGCCACGGCAAGCGGCTCAAGCCCGAGGCGCTGGCGGTGACCTTCGCCGGGCACGACATTGCCAGCCTGTCGCGGCTGCCGCTCACCACGCTGGCCGAGCTGCTGACCCCCGCCGCCGAAGGCCGGTTGGGCGAAGGAGAAGAGCTGGACGGTGCGGGAGCGCCCGGGCAGCGGCGCGCCGCCGCCAGCACGCACCACACCGCCGCGCCCGACGTGCACCGTACCGCCTGGCTGTCCGAAGAAAAGGTGCTCGCCGCGCAACGCCTGGCTGGCGAGCTGCGCAAGCGGGTGCTGGCGCTGGTCAGCCTGGGCCTGGGCTACCTGTCGCTGGATCGCAGCACGCCCACGCTGTCGCCGGGGGAGCTGCAGCGCCTGCGCCTGGCCGGGCAGCTCGCGTCGCACCTGTTCGGCGTGGTCTATGTGCTCGACGAGCCGTCCGCCGGCCTGCATCCGGCCGATGGCGAGGCGCTGTTGACCGCGTTGCAGGATCTGAAGGCGGCGGGCAACTCGCTGTTCGTGGTGGAGCACGACGTGGCCACCATGCGCCGCGCCGACTGGCTGGTGGACGTGGGCCCGGCCGCAGGCGAGCAGGGCGGTGAGGTGCTCTACAGCGGTCCGCCCGAGGGTCTGGCCGAGGTGGAGCGCTCGATCACGCGGCGCTATCTGTTGGCGCGCCCCGCGCCCGATGCGCTTTCGCGCCGCACGCCGCGCCAGCCGCAGGACTGGCTCAGGCTGGAGGGCGTGGCGCGCAACAATCTGCGCGGCCTGGACGTCTCCTTCGCGCTGGACTGCATGAATGCGGTGACCGGGGTCTCCGGCTCGGGCAAGTCCAGCCTGGTCAGCCAGGCGCTGCTGGAGCTGGTGGCCGCCCACCTGGGCCAGCCGCTGCCGGGCACGCCGGACGATGAGGCCGACGCCGCCGAAGATGCCCTGGCGGCGGATGCCAGCATCAGCCAGGGCGGGGCGGCCGGGCGCATCACCGCAGGCGCCGGGCACATCCGCCGGCTGGTGCCCATCGACCAAAGACCCATCGGCCGCACGCCACGCTCCAACCTGGCCACCTACACCGGCCTGTTCGACGCGGTGCGCAAGCTGTTTGCCGCCACGCCGATGGCGCGCGAGCGCGGCTATGACGCCGGGCAGTTTTCGTTCAACGTGCCCAAGGGCCGCTGCGAGGTCTGCGAGGGCGCGGGCAGTGTGAGCGTGGAGCTGCTGTTCATGCCCAGCGTCTACGCGCCGTGCCCGGCATGCCATGGGGCGCGCTACAGCACCGACACGCTGCAAGTGCTGTGGCAGGGCCTGTCGATCGCCGACGTGCTGCACCTCACCGTGGACGCAGCCTGCGAGGTGTTTGCCCGGCAGCCGCAAATTCTGCGTCCGCTGGCCGTGCTGCAGGCCATCGGCCTGGGCTATCTGCGCCTGGGGCAGCCTGCCACGCAGCTGAGCGGCGGCGAGGCCCAGCGCATCAAGCTGGCCACCGAACTGCAGCGACCCCAGCAGCGCGGGGGCACGTTGTACGTGCTGGATGAGCCCACCACCGGCCTGCACCCGGCCGACGTGGACCGGCTGCTGGTCCAGCTCGACGGCCTGGTGACGGGCGGCAACACGGTGGTGCTGGTCGAGCACGACATGCGTGTGGTGGCGGCGTGCGACTGGGTGATCGACATCGGCCCCGGGGCGGGCGCGGCCGGTGGCCGCATCGTTGCCGAAGGCCCTCCCGCCGCCGTGGCCGCGGCTGCGGACAGCCGCACCGCGCCGTATCTGGCCCGGGCCCTCGCGGGACGTTGA
- a CDS encoding D-2-hydroxyacid dehydrogenase family protein yields MNIVILDDYQDAVRKLHCASRLDGYAAKVYTNNVKGLGQLSVRLRDADVIVLIRDRTQITRQLVDKLPRLKLIAQTGRVGSHVDVPACTERGIAVAEGVSSPVAPAELTWALIMAAMRRLPHYIANLKHGAWQQSGLRAASMPPNFGVGTVLRGRTLGIWGYGRVGQIVAGYGRAFGMNVRVWGSEASRAQALADGLQVARTRAEFFAECDVLSLHLRLTDDTRGMISLEDLSTMKPTALFVNTSRAELLAPDALIAALNRGRPGMAAVDVFETEPILQGHALLRLENCVCTPHIGYVEQDSYELYFGAAFENVVNFIKGTPTNIVNPGALQVRR; encoded by the coding sequence ATGAACATCGTCATCCTCGACGACTACCAGGACGCGGTGCGCAAGCTGCACTGCGCCTCGCGGCTCGACGGCTACGCGGCCAAGGTCTACACCAACAACGTCAAGGGGCTCGGACAGCTGTCGGTACGCCTGCGCGATGCCGACGTGATCGTGCTGATTCGCGATCGCACGCAGATCACGCGCCAGCTGGTGGACAAGCTGCCGCGCCTGAAACTCATCGCCCAGACGGGCCGCGTGGGCAGCCACGTGGACGTGCCCGCCTGCACCGAGCGCGGCATCGCCGTGGCCGAGGGCGTGAGCTCGCCCGTGGCGCCGGCCGAGCTGACCTGGGCGCTGATCATGGCCGCCATGCGCCGCCTGCCGCACTACATCGCCAACCTGAAGCACGGCGCCTGGCAGCAGTCGGGCCTGCGCGCGGCGTCCATGCCGCCCAACTTCGGCGTCGGCACGGTGCTGCGCGGACGCACGCTGGGCATCTGGGGCTATGGCCGCGTGGGCCAGATCGTCGCCGGCTACGGCCGCGCCTTCGGCATGAACGTACGCGTATGGGGCAGCGAGGCCTCGCGCGCGCAGGCGCTGGCCGACGGTCTGCAGGTCGCGCGCACGCGCGCCGAGTTCTTCGCCGAGTGCGACGTGCTGAGCCTGCACCTGCGCCTGACCGACGACACGCGCGGCATGATCTCGCTGGAGGATTTGTCGACCATGAAGCCGACGGCGCTGTTCGTGAACACCTCGCGCGCCGAGCTGCTGGCGCCCGACGCGCTGATCGCCGCGCTCAATCGCGGCCGGCCCGGCATGGCGGCGGTGGACGTCTTCGAGACCGAGCCCATCCTGCAGGGCCATGCGCTGCTGCGCCTGGAAAACTGCGTGTGCACGCCGCACATCGGCTACGTGGAGCAGGACAGCTACGAGCTGTACTTCGGCGCGGCGTTCGAGAACGTGGTCAATTTCATCAAGGGCACGCCGACCAACATCGTCAACCCCGGCGCGCTGCAGGTGCGCCGCTGA